DNA sequence from the Pelecanus crispus isolate bPelCri1 chromosome 4, bPelCri1.pri, whole genome shotgun sequence genome:
GGAGGATACCTTTCAGCAATATGTGAAGCCAGAAATTAATCCCAAGCTTTCAAACTTCTGCATCAGTCTGACAGGAATCACCCAGGTaatttgcagttttgttttttcaggaaaaaatacgAAAAAAAGAGATGTGGTGTTGATGTTTTCAGACTGGTAATCTTTCATGGTAATTTTTCTGTAAGGCTTATTCTCTTAATCCTTGggttttccccctctcccagtTATCACAGAATGGATTTCACTAGGTGTTTGTAAGGAGCTGTAGGGAAAAGCTTGCACTTTGTAATCCATGTGTAGAAACTTAATCTTTAGTAGAGAAAAGCACCTTTTGAATTGCATCAGTTCCTCTTCtaacatttttattctaaagGGTTTAGAGTCTTATGATGGCAATGACTTGTGATCAAGTGACTTGAGCAGGAGCCTGGGAAACAAGCGccaagattttaattaaaagttcaACAGCTGACTAACCTTGTTACCTTTATAGGTGCCATTTGGAGGTTGGCTCTTTTAGtggtccttttttttcagtttagaaaAATCTGTCCAATTGTCTGCTTATTTTAATGTGTAAACTGTTTCTAAAGATTCTTTGTGAAGCCAGCTTAGGCAGTGATTTAGTGAGTGCCTATATACCAACATAATTCTTACACTTcatgctggtttggtttttttttctgaaaaaaagcgttcctcactttttttttttcggttCTCTTAGGACATTGTTGATAAAGCTGATACATTTCCTCAAGTTCTGCAGAATGTCATAGAGTGGATGAGACAGCGAGAACTGGGAACAAAGTATAGCTATTCCATGTTGACAGATGGGTATGTCCTTATGTAACCTTCAGCACAATCTAAAACTGCAAAATGGTGTTTAATCTTTGTGAGACTATTATTAAAGGTGGATCATGACACCAACATTTTGCCACAATTCTAGCTTTCGGGAAAATCAGAAAAGCTGAACTAAACAACTTGAAATGAAGCTTTAATCCATTAGATGGCACTGTTTCTTTCCTAGCTTTCTGTATGTAACTAAATGATGCTGAATAgactttttatccttttttggttttgtaattcTCTGTTTACATCTAGTTTTCATACTGCACATAATACCTGAAAATAACATTGTGCAATTTCAGTTCTAAGTAACTCTCATGCTTTCCTGAATCCGAGGTTTCAGAGATGTGTGGTGGTTGTGTTGTATCCTATGTGTGTTGGTGTTAGTAAGTCCTGCGTATTTCACCAGAAAGCAATAATGGATTATGCTGTTTATCGAACAAGGAGGAATGGCTAGCGCAGAAAGCTCTCTGCTTTGCCTTAGAGGGCTGTGGCTCTGGTAGGTCCCAGCATTGACAAGCTTTGTGTGTGAGGCATTGAATGGTCCTTGAACTGCCACCTGAACTTGCTCTCTCACAAGGTCTGTGTGGAAAATCAAGTCCCCTAATTACTGCAGAGCGAACAGATCTTGAGATCTAGATAATATCTGTGATGCAACATTGTTCTTGTGATCTTAGCTTTGTCATACAATGAAAGGTATTGTTTGAGCCCTATCTTACATGGCACTGGCCAGGGAATTTTTCTGTAGGTGATGCCTGCTTTTTAGCTGTGAAACATCAGTATTCTGTTAACAtgtctgctttcctctttctcttggAATGAGGGCTTTAAGTAGCACAGAGAGTTTTTAACATTAGCCGTGTTGAGTGGAATTATGCATTTTCATGTTGCTATGCCTGTTGCTTGCATGGAGTAAGTCTTCTGCTGTGCTGGATTAAAAAGGCAGTCCTGTGCCATTCTGTTCCGATGACTGTGTCAAACCTAAGGGAGATGAGCCCTGAAACAAAACTGGAGTTCATGAGAAAAGTGCATGGGAGATCTTAGCATGACTTCGTAACACTTTTGTCaagtaaaacacaaataaatattcTAGTCTGTAATATGagtgatttgaaaaataatgtattgtAGGACATGAATGGATACacaacaaaaccttttttaacTAATCCAACTTAGCAAGTGGAAAATTTTTTTGGCCATGAGacttttttctcaaaattccTCAAGAGTTGGACAGTGACTATAAATCGCAGGTCTTTTCTGGTGAAGAACCCATATCATTGAAATGTGGTTGTGTCCAGTGTGAACAGTGAAGCCTTTAAAAGCTGTCACACAAGACTTGAGGTGTATGGTTTAGATCTGTGTACACCTTAAAAATAAGGAGTTAAAATAGCGGCATTCCAACTTTAATTTAAGAAACTGTGGTAAATACTGCTatttgactgattttttttttttacctatgATTAGGTTTCTATCTTTGGAAGCAACAatgatttagaaaaagaaaatgttgaagcAAAACTGGTGCAAGACTGGTTATGTTACTGGGCCTAGAATGTGTCTGGAATCCCCTCAGTGAAATTGCTCAAGGAGAATAGGTGCATTGAAATCTGTCATATAGGTGAGACTGGGTAGACAGCTGCAAGAGAGGGGTGGAAAAAAGGCTCTACTTTAGCTTCAAGCTTACAGACTTGTTTGGCTGGATCCCTTCACGAAGGCGGGCTAGAAGTGCATAGGGTTATAGTTTTAGGAGAACCAGACTTTTAtagaaagaagatgaaaactAAGTGCAGTCTTGTTTCAGTAACCTATGTTAAGTAGAGAGATGCATGCATACCCAAGTAATCAGGAAAATTTAAGGTGTCACTTGCTTCCCCAAGGGCTGTGTTAAGCGTCTGGTTTATTGGCAGCATTTGGAGCAGATGTGGTAGGTGGAGAAGTTGGCatgctattttttgttttaaccaCCCTGGACCTGAAAGCATTCTAGTGAAAATCTTGCTCATGTCATTATTTGTTTTCCCCATAATTAACAAATACATACTAAAAAATTCTTTACCATGATTATAGCAAAAGAACTTTTCCTAAACTGCTTTCCTTCTACTGACCACCAAAGACAAGACAGCTGTTTGTGCTACGGCTGTGCAATATGTAGAACGCAGGGCATCTGAATTATATATTactaatgtttttctcttttgactTTTTAAGATCTTGGGATATGAGTAAATTTTTGAACATCCAGTGCCGTATTAGCCGTATCAAATACCCTTCTTTTGCCAAAAAGTGGATCAATATTCGCAAATCATATGGGAACTTCTATAAGGTTTGTACAGATTGTTTCTCTTGTGGGAAAATTTGGTTTAAAAGTCTGGAATGTCCTGTTGTGTTTGTCATCTTGTGTAGTATAAAATGATAGTACTTAAACTAGTTGCCTGGGGCCTGATTTTCAAGTGTGCTTCATGCCCAGATCTCACTTTATTAATTGAAGATCATGTAATCtactgtattttgattttaatgttAATCTTGTTTTTAAGAATCAGGAGATGTTCCATGAAGGattgtttaaaaatgtcataCTGGTGCTCTTAGATCAAGTGTGTCTTGAAGTAGTTCAGCTGAAAAGActctgtattgatttttttcaattattttttcctgggttCATGTAATAcactacaaaaataatttacaccACTACCCTCAGATATCTATCTCTACTTTTGACAGTGTAAAGGGAACAGAGAAAGATTAGGACATATCTACAGTTGGATTAAACTGTCAGGAGAAGAGTAATACCAAGTTCAGTGCTGGACCCTATTGCCGCTTTCTTTCACTGTCAGATTACCATAAATTGGATTATTGGAGATTCTAGTGAATTCCTAGTCAGTCTACACTAAACCATTAGTTTGAATGTGATTTCAGCATAGCTGATGATCTTCTCTTGAAGGACTTCTTCATACTAAATGTAacctctaggaaaaaaaaaagaggtttaacATTTAATAAGAGAAGAGCTTTACTCTGTGCTGAGCAAATATTACAGGGTTACTCCATTTCTCCCTTTATTATTGTGCCTTCTCTGCATGTCTGTTTCTGTTGGAAACATGCGAGAACACAGAACAATCTTGTTAGCGCTATCAGCTTTAACCtagaataccttttttttccttctctgctgagcAGTGAGTGCTTTTTCATCAAAGGCAATTAAGATTGTAACTTAGAATGAAtcaatttctttttactctttgtgattttttttttaaataaacgcAAACAGCTGTAGCATTTATAGTTGTTCAGTGCTTCTGTTTAGCTATTCCGTGCTGCtattgaatttgtttttaagtaacAGTAATAGATAAAATCAATGACAAGGAATGTATTGTAACTTTGCTGTGGAATATCCCACAACCTGCTGGTATGTCTCCCCTGCCCAGTTTGTGGGTGTTATTTTTGGAGTTGCATATTGCCAGGTTTTGGCAACTGTTGTCACCATTCTGCCTAGCTATTAAATCCAGTAGTATGGTGCAATATCCTGGAACTTGTCATGTCCCGTGTTCCCCCACCCCAACCACCATCATGAAGAGAGCAAACTGaagttttcctttaaagttatccttttgtttttctttgaccTTTCCAAAGCACAAATGTATATTTAGTAATTAATCGAGAGAGGACTTGGAGCTTTTGCTAGTGTAGCACTTTGTATGGGTAAGTCAGTTAAGCAGTAAGTCAGTTAAGCTTCCTTGTCTGTTCACGCTGTTGGTCATCCATGTAAACATGGGCTGCTGTAGGCTTTGCTGATCTGTTCCTGTGGTGTTTGGAGGCATTGAGAAGCTTGATGCCAGTGAGAATTAGGAGCCTGGTGCTTCTTTAATTGCTtagcatttaaaaggaaaaccaaaatctgATTCCCTCTGCAATGCCACTTTGGGTGGTAATTCCCTCTTTTATAAAGCTTGTTAGACCTAGGCCATGGCTTCCACCATTGCCGGCATTGGCACATCTTGAGCTGGTGCTGGTAATGGTGAGAGGCTCTTGAGATTATCCTGAGTCTAGACAAGCTCCTGTTGACTACGTCTCCTCTGTAAAAATGAGAGTGTCTGTCTCACCAAGGTGCTTTGAAGTTAAATTGTTAGTGATCTGACAAAAGGCAACATGAAAGTAGAATGTGACTTACGCAGATTTTAAGCCTACTTATGTTTCTACTGTACTGTGTTAGATAAAAAGACTTGGTACAGAACCTAATTCTTGAATGTGGTTCACTTTCTCCATCAGGTTCCTAGGAACCAGACCAAGCTGACAATCATGCttgaaaagctgggcatgaaTTATGATGGGAGACCTCACAGTGGACTTGATGACTCTAAAAACATTGCAAGGATAGCTATAAGGATGCTGCAGGATGGCTGTGAACTGCGGGTGAATGAGAGAATGCACGCTGGACAGCTTATGACAGTCTCCTCCTCAGCCCCCTTAGAGGGAGCCCCCGCTCCACAGATGCCCCGCTACAGAAACTAGGCGTTCGGGGTTCTGCCTTAGGAACTGCTCTCGGATACCCGCTGAAGACTGTTAAGAGCTTATTAAACAGCCACCTCTGCCAACCTGTCTGCAATGCAGAATCTGAAAGCACCTTAACTAATCATCTCTCTTGAAGTAAAGAGGAGTGTGGAAGGTCTTTGCTCTTTGAAGCCTgtgttacagcatttttttttttttataccaatgattttttttgttgttgttgttgcttgcAACTTTTCTAGCAGTAAGGTTGACATGCGGAATCCAGGCAAAGTGTTAAGCTTTTAAGAACATGTAATTTAAACACACACGAAAATCTATTTGGTCTGTGCGCTGCTGTTCCACCCTAGCCTGTGGGTAGTATTTATTCATTATGCCATACTGTAATGATATCTAGCATCTGATTATTCATTGCACACAAATAAGGCATTGCTAGAAGAACTGAAACAGTGAGTGGTCGGGTTGGCGTTTCCTGATAAGGCACTCTTCTAAGggttcctgctttttttttttttttttaaaaagtctagGAGAAATGGGAGCATGCTCGTCAATTCTAAAGCAGTAGAGAAGTACTGTGTTGTTTGGgggttctttttattttttttttcattaaaggaTATGTTTGTTTGCTTCCACATCAAATAGAAGAGCTGTGTATTGAATAAAAATTCCATTAATGCAGTataatagtaattttttaagGTGTATTTAAAAAAGGGAAGGTTCTTCAGATTTTTACTTTGAGGATCGTTGTCTCCTATTCCTGCTACGCTCATAGCTGCACTTCATTTAATATCGCTTTTAGACAGTCAGCCATTTGCACTTAGAAAtgagagaagtaaaaataagtTCACAAAATTTTGACGATCTGGCATGTTTTGCTATGTGGTTGttatgtaaaacaaaacaagaagctTCTAGTTCATAATTAAAGACATGCTCAACTATTTTTGGTACCTTCCCATACCTCTGCCACCATGAAGCTATGCCTTTATCTCAAAATCTAACATTGGAAGATTAATAGAATTTTATTAGAAAAGGCCACATCTAATTaacaatttcttctgctttcttcctagGCCCCAGATAAGATGATATTCAAAAGAGGCCAAAGTGTTAATTTGCTTTGTCTCCATGGGCTGTTACAAAGTACAACATTAATGTGATCAGCTTTGCATTAGAATGGCTTGTTCTGAAAAGCGGAATGATGTATTTTGGTTGCTcgtagttaaaaaaaaaagttagttcGGTATCCCCATATTATAATTTATTCATTCTTTCTGCCACTTAGattcaggaaacaaaataacCAATTCATAATAAAGCTTTGTTGAGAACATTCACTACTTGGCTAATCAaactcctccctgccctccttgCTCTTCTGACTGTTAAAGTGGATGAATGGAAAcatgaaaactttattttaaattcctaTAAGAGAGAGAAGTATTGGTTAATTCTCTGTTGCTTCACATGTAGGAAggaagcagttttctttctggagtCACAGATTTGGGCAGCCACAACTGCTTTAGAatgatgttaattttttttctgaaagtaaatACTTGTTCTACTTGTAGAGTTTTGTTGAACTTTACAGTTTCTTTCTGTAGTAATACTTGATGTATTTTGAGAAGGGTAAAATCCAAATCTCTGATATGCTTACtctgaaaataccttttatttGTCAGACCATATTTTGTACAAATTGTTAATTACACATTTGCTTTTCACTATAGCAACCATggtatcttctttttttttaagaaccatGGTAATTTACTTCTTTTGTCTCTGAGTTACTGTGGTGAATGTTTCTATGATAAAATTGAATCTAGCTCAGCAGATCTCCCCTTGGGATGCTGGCAGTATCGTAGACTGTCACTAGTCTTTTATTTACAGGTCTGTAACCAGGCTCACAGTCCAACGAAAAACTTTATTTGTTACAGATTATACTACAGGTTTCATAAGTGAAGAGCTGTTGTAATTTTATATCATTTATTTTAAGTACAgagttgtttatttttgttaaataactTCAAAAAGGTATTTTGAGATAAGggttaaatattaataattgttttctgtttactgCCTGAGTAGTTTTTTTTATCATTGAGTTGCAGAAATCAGTGGAATCATTCCAGATACTATTTTATCTAAGTTGGATTAATGTCAGACTGTAACTATTTTCACAGAACGtttgattctgtgattttgagATGGAGTCAATTTTATCAGTGTTGTGGGTTTACTTGAAATGTAAACAAACTTATTAAAATAAGTTAGTATTTATTAACATGTCAGGTACTGAATTCACTCTATAAAGCATGAGATGACTTCAGCAGTCTTGGTCTCACTGTGGCCCATGATCAGTCTTCTCTGGTGGACTAGCAACATGGCCATGGCTGGGTGGCTGACATTTCATGAGTGTAACTAGTTCACAGTACTCCGTAAAGGGATAAATTTTCCTGGATGCTTTCATACTAAAGGGGAAGGAggcatttgaggaaaaaaaaaaaaaaaaggtggtatGGTGATTTTAGTAGTGACGCTTGTGTTCAGCCAAACAATGTTTTTTCAGGTTGATCTCGTTTGTTCGTCCAGGGAAGCTTGCTGAGTGCGTGTCTGctataatacatttttttttattagaggAGTCATCCCATGCTGGAAAAATTCATTGACAACTATGTAAGAAACAATCTcctttttatgcaaaaaaaaccccatgcagaCATTATCCTGCTGATATAGTaaaaggctttgttttgttgttgtttttttaatttcacatttcaggAGCTGTACTTGAGCAATTCTGCTGCTACTGCAGACAGCCTTTGTAAAGCCCTAGTGAACTTTAAACAAAGGAGTTGCAGACAAAATTTCAACATAAGCACTTTCAAGTAGATTTCTTAATAAGTATTTATATGAATGTGAGAGGGATTCACAGAATCTTGGGGTTGtgttagaggggaaaaaaggtttctCAGGTTAAAGAGCAATAACCTCTCTGTCTCAATGAGCAAATGTCGCTAGCTGCATGGGAAAGAAGAGGTCACAACAGTGTGTAGCCTCCCACCAACCTCTTGGTGAGGTATGGCTACAGGGGCAAGTCTCAGCAGGTCAGTTGTCCATAGAAACTGCGCCTGTCTGTGCTTGTCTTTATTATAAGGtagtttaatattttagtttAACAAGATTGTTGTTGTTTCCATATTTTGTTGGAAATTAACATTGCAATGAGGAGGGGGCTGTTCCCAGCAGTGGAAATAAGTAAAAACCTCAGTTCACTTTGAGTTGATGTTCTCGTGCCCTTGGAGATCTCTCGGCGCTTCACTGCAGGCCTTCACTGCTCTTGGGTGATCTTGCAGAAGCAGTGTTTTTTCACCACAGCTTTGCTAAAGGACAACGTATTTCTCTTGCCTTACAGTTCCCAAGGCTGGTTTTTAAGTCCTCCCTTTAGCTTCTTCTTCCATTAGTGAACTTTTGCCTCCCCTGGAAAGAAGTTTGTGCTAGGTGAGATCTTTGTATGCTCTTTTTAATTgggggaaacaaaacaacagccctttaaaaagaaattggaagTCTTCCTGTGGAGGATAGGTGTCAAGAGACCCAGTTACTGACTGGAGGCTTATGTAACGGGCTAAATGTATAGAACATCCTTCTGTTGCAACCAAGACCATCCCAGCCCCCTCTGAAGGACTTTGTATTTGACAGCCCCATGGGTAACAGTGACAGCTTACTGGAAGGATTCCCCTAATGGCAATACGTGAAATAGGAAGGTGGTGGGCAGTCCACACTTCTGCTCTACCTTGTATTGACCTGTGGCCTAGCTGAACAGCCATAGCGGGGAGCAGGCTAACACTTCATTTCAGCAGACCTGCCTGCTGAAGTCGCTTCTCTCTTGGGTTCCTTCTAGTTTTGTCTTTGGGCATTCAGAGCCTCCAACACTGACTGGCTTTTGCCCTCTTGAAATTGGAGGACTTTGTGTGGTGACAGAAAAGCCTGAAGTAGCTTCAGGGATGTGCTCCTTAAAGGAGTGTGACTGCTTTGCACTAAGCGGCCTCACATGGAGGAAAGtctttttcaaatgaatgaCCAGGGCCTTGGCCACCTTTATGGCAGAGGTGACCTCTGGGTGTGTTGTGGTCAGGGAGGTGACTGCATGGCTCAGGCGGCTGTCTCCTCTGTGGCTGCTCCGTTCAGGGGTGCCCCGTGGGTAGTACCATGCTCCCCGCTCCTGCAGTCTTAACTCACTGTGGTCATGACCGCACATGTTAATTGTGAATCTCATCGTGCTGTTTGCAGATAGATAGTGGCGGGGTTTTGCCTACTTTCCTGGCTAAGTTCTTGCTAAttgggttttttgctgtttgaagTGAATGGTAGTAATGATCTTGCATTGGTGAAGTACTTGCAGGTGATTCTGACCTCCTTTTTTTTATGTTCCCT
Encoded proteins:
- the ERI1 gene encoding 3'-5' exoribonuclease 1; this encodes MTRDELRSKLAEFKLETRGVKDVLKKRLKNYYKKQKLMQKEPINGDNYYDYICVVDFEATCEEGNPPEFIHEIIEFPVVLLNTHTLEIEDTFQQYVKPEINPKLSNFCISLTGITQDIVDKADTFPQVLQNVIEWMRQRELGTKYSYSMLTDGSWDMSKFLNIQCRISRIKYPSFAKKWINIRKSYGNFYKVPRNQTKLTIMLEKLGMNYDGRPHSGLDDSKNIARIAIRMLQDGCELRVNERMHAGQLMTVSSSAPLEGAPAPQMPRYRN